AAAGCATGGGCCTAAAAGCCGAGATAAAAAATTTAGCCTCACCCAGCCCATGGTGATAAAAGATGCTAAAAGAACACATAAAAAAAGCATACAACGAATCAGCAGAGGGAAAAAGAAAAGGGGATAAAAAAATAGAAGTCGAAAAGATAAAAGAATACATCCTCTCAGCAGAGAATATAATCATCCCCAACTGGGACAAGAAAAAACTAGAAAGTATAAATAAAGTCCTCAAAAAATTCGGACTCCCCCAGGCCAAAGGACTGAAAATCCACACCAACGCCGCAGACCTGACAAGGATGCCAACCATAACCAAAGCCCTCATGGCAGTGGATACAACAGACTCGGACCTTGTAATAGCAAGGGGCCGATTAGGAATTCCAGGCTCTGGTTCAATGCTAGTAATAATGGACTGCAAGGGCAGAATACTCTCAGCAGCCATATCACCACCACACATCATCCACGGAAAAAGCCTAGAAGAAGCAGTAGAAGAAGAACTGAAAACAGCCCTAAAAAGGCTAGGATTATGAAAACAGAAACCGGTATAACAAACACAGTAAAAAGCTACTTCTCACAGCACACAATCCAAGATATCATAGAAACAATAGGCAAGATAAAAACAGACACCCTACTAGACTGGCTGGCCTATAAAAAAATCAAACCAGAGAAAACCCTCATAATAGGCGCCTACCTTACAGGTGCCATGATAGCCAACAAATTCAAAAAATACAATGTTACAATAGTCGACAAACACCCCCACCTTAAATGTCTAATCGATACAAAGGTAACATTCAAAAAACCAGAAGCCATCAGAGGATCCTGGGATCTTGTAGTGGATACAACAGGCATCGGAGGCATAAAACCAGAAAAATTAAAAATCAAAACAAAAACCTTCATAGTTGAAAGTCCAATTTCAGACGCCAGTGACACTATAATAAAAAACCATGACGAAACTAAAAAGAGAATAAAAGCCGTAAAAGCCCCAGTAAAGGGCATATTATATACCAGCGGCCTAAACACAAAAACATCAGGGACAATGACCCTAACCATAGAAGTGCTCAGAAGAAGCTTGGAAGAAATCCTAAAAGCTGATGGTGTGCTCTACGCTTCATCACAATTAAGATTCTATGAAAGAATCCTATTCAAGGAAAAAGATTGTGAAAAATTTAAAGAATCCCTCAAAGAAAATGCGATAATAGCATCATCCCTCAAAAAAATAGACTGTGACATGCCAATAAAAGGAAATCTTAGAAGAATAAAATCCGAAATAAAAGAAGTATGAGACTAAAAGAATTCATAAAAATTATAGAAGAGAAAATACCGCCACAAATCGCCATAAAAGGCGACAAAGTAGGCCTGATAACACCAACCAATAATATTAATGTAGAAAAAGTCCTATTGCTAATGGACTACATTGCCACAGACCAGATACCATACGACGATTATGACCTACTCATACTACACCATCCACCACAACTAAAACCTCCAATACCAACATATGTTATACACTCAAACTGGGACATCATCAAAGGAGGAGCATGTGACGCCCTTGCCAACAAACTAAAACTAAAAGTCATAGACACAATAACAGAGGGCCTCGGGAGAATCTGCGAAACAAACATCAGACTCGAAACATTCATAGAAGAGATCCGCAGAAGACTCAAAGCAGAAGAAGTAAGGATTGTTAATTTTAAAAGAAACCTTAAAATTGATAAGATAGCAATAGTATCAGGTTTCGGTTTAAATCCGAAAATGATAAAAAAAGTCCACGAAAAAAATGTTAAAGTTTACCTTTCGGGGGATCTCACCCAAGAGGGGGCTATACTAGCAAAGAACCTAGATTTAACCCTCATAGACGCGGGACACCATACAACAGAATTACCAGGCCTATACAAGTTAGGCGAGCTCCTATCCCAGCTAGGGGTTGAAGTTAGGATAATGGACACGAAAACGCCATGGGAGACCATAAAATGGAATCCATAGAAGAATTGGAAAAAAAGAAAAAACCCCATGGTAAAGTTACAATAATCGGCCTCGGGAGACTAGGCTTTAGAGTAGCCCTAAACTTGATGGAAGTGCACCGTGGAGGGCCAAAAGAGATAAAAGCCATTGATGGACAGCGAGTAACAGCCGATGACATTATATTCAGGTTAAAAGGGGCTAATATAGGAGAATACAAGGTCAAATTCCTTGAAAGATTAGCCAAGGGATCAACCACAAGAAAAGTGGTGGGAATCCCAAAATACATTACAAAGGATAACCTTCACCTAATAGATGGTGACATTATCTGCATTTCCATCGCAGGTGGCGACACACTCCCAATCACAGCATCCATCATAAAACATGCCCATAGGATAGAAGCCTCAACCATTAGTACAATGGGAGTCGCAGGAATCGGCCAAGAAAAAATAATAACAAAAGACATATCCAAAATCCACAAGGATAATCCGATAGTCAAATTCTTACAAAATAAAGGAATAAAGGATCACACACTAGTAGGGACTGGTAAACTTATAAGGGATTGGGAACCCATAACAGGATACACACTAGATGAAATAGCAAAAAACATAACATCCCATATATTAAAGATTCTCCATTTTGGTGGGGGAGTGAATTGATCAGAATAGCCACTGCAGAATGTTTCACCCATGGTAAAATAGCCAGGGAAATACATGCATTTTCCCAAGGCTACCCACTATCCTATAAATGGACTATAAGCCCCAAAGATTACAGATTATCACTTATAGCAGGCCTATTCATCCCAACCATCTCAGGGATTAGAAAGATTCTCAAATTCGAACCACTCCCACCAACTGAAGTGGTGGATGATATAAAAGTCTATGACGAATCCGCAGATAAAAAAATGGCTAAAAGGATGGCTGAGGCCATAAAAGATATTACAAGAGCAGACATTGGTATAGGGACAACCGCGGGTGTCGGCAGGGGTGGGATAGCTATCATAGCTGATAATATGAAAGTTATAAGTTCATCGGATGTTTACGCTGATCTAAGATCTTCACCAGCCACTGAGATCATGAAAAGACAAAAATCAGGGGTGGAAAGGGCCCTTAAACTCCTAGAGGTTATTCTTCCACATATATAAATATCATGGAGTCTATAAGGTAATAGTGGTGGTTTAACATGCTCCTTGAAATTACAGACTTAGCAGTTGAAGTGGATGGGAAAGAAGTCCTCGAGGATATAGACCTCTACATAGACAAAGGGGAAACCCATGTTCTACTAGGACCTAATGGATCCGGGAAGAGCACACTTTTTATGACGATCCTCGGCTTTCCCAAGTATAAAGTTAAAAGGGGTGAGATAATATTCAAAGGAAAGGACATCACAGACATGTCCACAACAGAAAGAGTTAGGATGGGTATAGGTGTGAGCTTCCAGAACCCCCCACCAATCCGTGGCGTTAAACTCGTCGATCTGCTCAAAATAGAAAATGGACAAACAGTCGAAGAAGAATTAAACCCTGAGATAATGGAAGTAGCCAAGAAGCTGAAATTTGATGAAAGATTCCTTGAAAGAGATGTTAACATGGGTTTTTCAGGTGGTGAAGTTAAAAGGTCAGAGATACTGCAACTCTTAGCCCAGAAACCCGACTTTATAATGTTTGATGAACCAGATAGTGGAGTTGACATTGAAAATGTTGAACTGATCGCAGAGGAGATCAACACACTACTAGAAAAGGATAAAAAACCAGGACAAAGACAAAAAGCAGGTCTCCTCATCACACACCTCGGCTACATACTGAACTTCGTAAGAGCCGATATAGCCCATGTTCTCTTAGATGGTAAAATAGCCTGCACAGGAAACCCCGATGAAATATTAGAGGATATAAGAACAGAAGGATTTAAAGGGTGTCTTAGATGTTTCCAGACACAATAAAGAAAGCTGAAAAGGCAAAGGAGAAAAAATCACCATACGGTCATGACATAGACCTTGAAAAGTTCATAAAAGAGGAAGCAGGAGAACATGAAAGGATCAACAAGGCGACCGAAGTGCCGAAGAAGATGAGAGAAACACTATTGAAAGTCGGTGTAGACCCCACAGAAAAAGAAAGGGCGGGCACGTTCATACAATTAGACCAGACAGGGATATACTCAAGTCAAGCTTCAAAGGCAGTTGAGATAATGGGCTTAAACGTCGCCCTAGAGAAATACAATTGGCTCAAAGATTACATGTGGAAGGTTGTAGCACCAGACACCGACAAGTACACTGCACACACAGCTTTGAGAGAATCCGAGGGGAATATAGGCGGATACTTCATAAGATCTAAACCAAATTCAAGGGAGATATTCCCACTCCAAGCTTGCATGTTCATAGGCGACGAAAGGGTTATGCAGACACTCCATAATATTATAATCGCAGAGGAAAATTCTGAACTCCATATAATAACTGGCTGCGCCACAGGAGAAGATGTGAGCTCAGCACTACACCTTGGGATAACGGAATTCTATATAAAGAAAGGTGCCAGGGTCACATATACAATGGTCCACAATTGGGCTGAACAAGTAGAGGTGAGGCCAAGAACAGGTATTATGGTAGGGGATAATGCAACTTTCATAAACAATTATATACTCACAAGTCCTGTTAAGAGTATACAATCATACCCAACAGCTTATTGTACGGGTGAAAATTCTAGGGTTGTTTTCCAGTCAATCCTTGGGGGTAGGAAGGAATCCGTACTTGATATGGGCTCTAGAGTCATCCTTGAGGGTAAGGGATCTAGTGCCGAGATAGTCTCAAGGGCTGTTTCAAAGGATAAATCAGAGATATATTCAAGGGGTCATCTTGCAGGCAGAGTTCCAGAGGTTAAAGGGCATTTAGAATGTCATGGTCTTGTATTATCTGATGATTCCATGATATATGCCGTCCCTGAACTCGTGGGTAGTGCAACAGACCTTGAAATGTCCCATGAGGCGGCTGTTGGGAAAATCGCCGAAGAGGAAATATTATATTTAACATCTAGGGGTTTGACAGAGGAAGAAGCAGCGTCTATGATAGTTAGGGGTTTCCTTAGCATG
The sequence above is drawn from the Methanothermobacter tenebrarum genome and encodes:
- a CDS encoding DUF3236 domain-containing protein — encoded protein: MLKEHIKKAYNESAEGKRKGDKKIEVEKIKEYILSAENIIIPNWDKKKLESINKVLKKFGLPQAKGLKIHTNAADLTRMPTITKALMAVDTTDSDLVIARGRLGIPGSGSMLVIMDCKGRILSAAISPPHIIHGKSLEEAVEEELKTALKRLGL
- a CDS encoding SAM-dependent methyltransferase HcgC family protein, translating into MKTETGITNTVKSYFSQHTIQDIIETIGKIKTDTLLDWLAYKKIKPEKTLIIGAYLTGAMIANKFKKYNVTIVDKHPHLKCLIDTKVTFKKPEAIRGSWDLVVDTTGIGGIKPEKLKIKTKTFIVESPISDASDTIIKNHDETKKRIKAVKAPVKGILYTSGLNTKTSGTMTLTIEVLRRSLEEILKADGVLYASSQLRFYERILFKEKDCEKFKESLKENAIIASSLKKIDCDMPIKGNLRRIKSEIKEV
- a CDS encoding Nif3-like dinuclear metal center hexameric protein, encoding MRLKEFIKIIEEKIPPQIAIKGDKVGLITPTNNINVEKVLLLMDYIATDQIPYDDYDLLILHHPPQLKPPIPTYVIHSNWDIIKGGACDALANKLKLKVIDTITEGLGRICETNIRLETFIEEIRRRLKAEEVRIVNFKRNLKIDKIAIVSGFGLNPKMIKKVHEKNVKVYLSGDLTQEGAILAKNLDLTLIDAGHHTTELPGLYKLGELLSQLGVEVRIMDTKTPWETIKWNP
- a CDS encoding UPF0254 family protein codes for the protein MIRIATAECFTHGKIAREIHAFSQGYPLSYKWTISPKDYRLSLIAGLFIPTISGIRKILKFEPLPPTEVVDDIKVYDESADKKMAKRMAEAIKDITRADIGIGTTAGVGRGGIAIIADNMKVISSSDVYADLRSSPATEIMKRQKSGVERALKLLEVILPHI
- the sufC gene encoding Fe-S cluster assembly ATPase SufC, giving the protein MLLEITDLAVEVDGKEVLEDIDLYIDKGETHVLLGPNGSGKSTLFMTILGFPKYKVKRGEIIFKGKDITDMSTTERVRMGIGVSFQNPPPIRGVKLVDLLKIENGQTVEEELNPEIMEVAKKLKFDERFLERDVNMGFSGGEVKRSEILQLLAQKPDFIMFDEPDSGVDIENVELIAEEINTLLEKDKKPGQRQKAGLLITHLGYILNFVRADIAHVLLDGKIACTGNPDEILEDIRTEGFKGCLRCFQTQ
- a CDS encoding SufD family Fe-S cluster assembly protein, whose translation is MFPDTIKKAEKAKEKKSPYGHDIDLEKFIKEEAGEHERINKATEVPKKMRETLLKVGVDPTEKERAGTFIQLDQTGIYSSQASKAVEIMGLNVALEKYNWLKDYMWKVVAPDTDKYTAHTALRESEGNIGGYFIRSKPNSREIFPLQACMFIGDERVMQTLHNIIIAEENSELHIITGCATGEDVSSALHLGITEFYIKKGARVTYTMVHNWAEQVEVRPRTGIMVGDNATFINNYILTSPVKSIQSYPTAYCTGENSRVVFQSILGGRKESVLDMGSRVILEGKGSSAEIVSRAVSKDKSEIYSRGHLAGRVPEVKGHLECHGLVLSDDSMIYAVPELVGSATDLEMSHEAAVGKIAEEEILYLTSRGLTEEEAASMIVRGFLSMDIKGLPPELAEETKRMLDMSLKGM